Proteins co-encoded in one Aspergillus flavus chromosome 2, complete sequence genomic window:
- a CDS encoding P-loop containing nucleoside triphosphate hydrolase protein: protein MMDHWLDASFFEAVLCPAVILALSIPHIRHVFKQLSITDRQGYSLVSGYEDEDGIATDQSEKGTSDITQRVILSITAVVAVLTALLSSLNATDRYGSPREIEPWLQFFAWVLLLVQECIIISRTVPQVRYDLGIWSAISALLLSIAGVFLDGLWSNPNAPGSSISLAAVKFTAGIILSFTNVSFSRRPEVYLGCKPVDRQRTVSFLSRYTFSWPVPILSKAARNKQLEPEDFPAIGYGVRTQTLYGRWISCTHTKIWRKLLNIHRTAWIAQVAVQMLTAVAHFLPQALLFLTLRLLEERDAHADNQKQLWITTVGLGGSLFISSWLESLLQWVVSMELELPIREQLSAAIFSKSLRIKEVVNVNSPDCAESKTSSGECSDDEDEDDGEVGPPKTKQSMTNLLGVDAVTIATFVKFSHTLLDAIIKFILAIAFLTNLLGWVPVLWACTVPAILSPVNYLLAQQYSKAEDALMAASDRRMAVLSEMLQGIRQIKYDAQEDQWNRKVQTLRSNEIKKQGQVFQFDLSLIAVWSCGPICMSLIALATYFLANKSLSPSVAFTALSIFQSLSATLSDFPETISDLMNAKVAARRIEQYLDLPEYNNCHSDGEAIAFSQTTISWPSNTMDEDNSDFKMRNISLQFPLGELTVISGPAGAGKSLLLLATIGEADLLEGQIFFPQRQSPLAYNGPSNEWTIDTSIAFVPQNPWIENGTVRENILFGLPLNPERYRDVLHACCLEDDLNSMQDGDQTDLGANGVNLSGGQKWRVALARALYSPAGVLVLDDIFSAVDARVGHHLFEKALTGSLAEGRTRIVATHHTALCWSEMKYYVVLENGRVSFAGKPENYCPDLCPSNAGSIQRIGNADSAAQQGHILAPVSNSLTAPQQNPSEEDVKGKAFYEAETRATGAVKLSIYSIYMQACGGYLYWIPIALSFGFTLVAELAIPYWVSVWTRDLANTQPDIEVNIQSVSDGLSARSDPQPADNRLWLYLGVYIGLFLMSILTEIVRYQLVFMASIRGSLAIFEKFLLRVLHAPLSFLDTTPVGQILNRFSADFSTLDSDLALDLPNMLHGVLMLLSVIIAALFISPLMVGFGFISLFLSWYIASLYVTAARDAKRIESNARSPIFEQFGSIIDGLVTIRAFDKVGQYMYRMYNAMDAHCQALWHLRLFNCWMMFRLNMIGALYVTMTAALIATIRGVDASVAGFALSFALQMSEVVAWVLSEYAEIELDFNAVERIVEYTQIETEHQDGMDAPAEWPTKGEIEANDLVVGYAPELPPVLRGLSFLIKSNEHVGIVGRTGSGKSSLTLALLRFLEARSGSLHIDGMDISRLRLSALRSKIAIIPQDPVIFSGTLRSVLDPFDQYTDSELLAALAKVHLRPSMDDEENSELEGTDEDCNNAALSLSSPISERGKNLSQGQRQLVCLAQALLSRPKILIMDEATSSIDMSTDALIQQTIRQEFRDSTLMVIAHRLSTVVDFDRIMVLGEGRIAEFDTPAALLRNEGGPFWTLVDKSGERDSLRRSILQGERQA, encoded by the exons GTTGCAGTGTTGACTGCACTGTTGTCATCCCTGAATGCGACCGACCGTTATGGCTCACCACGAGAGATTGAACCATGGCTACAGTTCTTCGCTTGG GTCCTGCTGCTGGTTCAAGAATGTATTATCATCTCCCGGACTGTTCCCCAGGTGAGGTACGACCTAGGGATCTGGAGTGCCATTTCAGCTCTCCTGCTCAGCATCGCAGGGGTCTTTCTGGATGGGTTGTGGTCCAACCCGAATGCCCCAGGGTCGAGTATTTCCTTAGCTGCTGTCAAGTTCACTGCGGGAATCATTCTATCTTTCACCAACGTCTCATTTTCTCGTCGACCAGAAGTATATTTAGGGTGCAAGCCAGTCGATCGTCAACGCACCGTTTCCTTCCTCAGCAGATACACATTCTCGTGGCCAGTGCCGATTCTGTCGAAAGCCGCGCGGAACAAACAGCTCGAACCCGAAGATTTCCCTGCAATTGGCTATGGGGTGCGTACACAAACCTTGTATGGTCGTTGGATATCTTGCACTCACACCAAGATATGGAGgaaattattaaatattcacCGGACAGCCTGGATTGCTCAAGTCGCCGTCCAAATGCTTACTGCTGTGGCACATTTCCTCCCTCAAGCCTTGTTGTTCCTTACCCTTCGCTTGCTGGAAGAGCGTGATGCTCACGCAGATAACCAGAAGCAATTGTGGATTACAACGGTCGGTCTCGGTGGATCCCTTTTTATATCATCTTGGCTGGAGTCATTGCTACAATGGGTGGTATCTATGGAGCTGGAACTGCCAATCCGAGAGCAGCTATCGGCAGCTATTTTCAGCAAGTCACTTAGGATAAAGGAGGTTGTGAATGTGAACTCACCTGACTGCGCTGAGAGCAAAACATCATCCGGAGAGTgcagtgacgatgaagatgaagatgacggcgAGGTTGGCCCACCAAAAACGAAACAATCCATGACAAACCTTCTAGGGGTGGATGCTGTGACAATTGCAACTTTTGTAAAATTCAGCCATACCCTCCTAGACGCCATTATTAAATTCATTCTTGCTATCGCCTTTCTTACAAACCTTCTGGGCTGGGTGCCGGTACTGTGGGCTTGCACGGTCCCAGCGATATTGAGCCCGGTGAATTATCTTCTGGCCCAACAATACAGCAAAGCAGAGGATGCGCTCATGGCAGCAAGTGATCGAAGAATGGCTGTCCTATCCGAGATGCTACAGGGCATTCGCCAGATTAAATATGATGcccaagaagatcaatggAACAGAAAAGTGCAGACTCTACGTTCCAATGAGATCAAGAAACAAGGTCAGGTTTTCCAGTTCGACCTCTCACTAATTGCCGTATGGTCTTGTGGTCCCATATGCATGAGCTTGATTGCACTAGCAACGTATTTCTTGGCCAACAAGAGTCTATCTCCCTCCGTTGCCTTCACGGCCCTCTCTATCTTTCAAAGCTTGTCAGCTACACTTTCCGATTTCCCAGAAACAATCAGTGACTTAATGAATGCCAAGGTGGCCGCCCGACGCATTGAGCAATACCTTGACTTACCGGAATACAACAACTGCCACAGCGACGGGGAGGCAATTGCCTTTTCACAGACAACGATCTCCTGGCCTTCTAACACTATGGATGAGGATAATAGTGATTTCAAGATGCGCAATATCAGTTTGCAATTCCCTCTTGGGGAGCTCACCGTGATTTCTGGTCCAGCAGGTGCTGGGAAGAGCTTACTGCTGTTGGCGACGATCGGCGAGGCAGATCTGCTTGAAGgccagatcttctttccaCAGAGACAATCGCCACTTGCCTATAATGGGCCAAGCAACGAATGGACCATCGATACATCAATTGCGTTTGTCCCGCAGAATCCTTGGATCGAGAATGGGACCGTTCGAGAGAATATTCTGTTCGGCCTCCCACTGAATCCGGAACGATATCGCGATGTTTTGCACGCATGTTGTCTCGAAGATGACTTGAATTCTATGCAAGATGGTGACCAAACTGATCTTGGAGCTAATGGCGTCAACCTAAGCGGCGGCCAGAAATGGCGTGTTGCTCTAGCTAGAGCTCTTTACAGTCCTGCTGGAGTTCTTGTCCTTGACGATATTTTCAGTGCAGTGGATGCTCGCGTCGGCCACCATCTTTTCGAAAAAGCTTTAACAGGAAGCTTAGCAGAAGGAAGAACGCGAATCGTGGCTACGCATCATACTGCTCTATGTTGGAGTGAGATGAAGTATTACGTAGTACTCGAGAATGGGCGTGTTTCTTTTGCTGGCAAGCCTGAGAATTACTGCCCTGACTTATGTCCTAGCAACGCCGGCTCTATCCAACGTATCGGCAATGCTGACTCTGCTGCGCAGCAGGGTCATATACTAGCCCCTGTATCCAATAGTCTGACCGCGCCGCAGCAGAATCCATCCGAAGAGGATGTCAAGGGCAAGGCTTTCTACGAGGCCGAGACACGAGCGACAGGCGCCGTGAAGCTGTCAATTTATAGCATATATATGCAAGCTTGCGGTGGCTACCTGTATTGGATTCCAATTGCGCTAAGTTTTGGCTTTACGCTTGTGGCGGAATTGGCAATACCATATTGGGTGTCAGTTTGGACAAGAGATCTTGCAAACACACAGCCTGATATCGAAGTGAACATTCAGTCGGTCTCGGACGGTCTTTCTGCGCGTTCAGATCCACAGCCCGCTGATAACCGTCTCTGGCTTTACCTAGGCGTGTACATCGGTCTTTTCCTTATGTCGATACTGACTGAAATTGTTCGCTACCAGCTCGTCTTTATGGCATCAATTCGAGGGTCGCTTGCTATTTTCGAAAAGTTTTTGCTCAGAGTCTTACACGCCCCTCTAAGCTTTTTGGACACAACGCCCGTGGGTCAGATCCTCAACCGCTTTAGTGCCGACTTCAGCACGCTAGATTCTGATCTGGCACTGGACCTGCCCAATATGCTCCACGGTGTTTTAATGCTTCTTAGTGTTATCATTGCAGCCCTGTTTATTTCGCCGCTTATGGTGGGCTTTGGATTCATCTCGCTCTTTCTGTCTTGGTATATCGCCTCGCTGTATGTCACAGCGGCCAGAGACGCTAAAAGGATAGAGAGCAATGCCAGGTCTCCTATTTTCGAGCAGTTCGGATCGATCATTGACGGTCTAGTCACGATCAGAGCTTTTGATAAGGTTGGTCAATATATGTATCGCATGTACAATGCGATGGATGCGCATTGCCAGGCTCTCTGGCATTTGCGTCTCTTCAACTGTTGGATGATGTTCCGGCTGAACATGATCGGAGCTTTG TATGTAACTATGACAGCAGCGCTGATCGCAACCATTAGAGGCGTCGATGCGTCCGTGGCAGGGTTTGCTCTCAGTTTCGCTTTACAAATGTCTGAGGTCGTCGCTTGGGTGCTGTCGGAGTACGCCGAGATCGAGCTGGACTTCAATGCCGTTGAACGCATCGTAGAATACACGCAGATCGAAACTGAGCATCAAGATGGCATGGATGCTCCAGCCGAATGGCCCACGAAAGGCGAGATTGAGGCAAATGACCTCGTCGTTGGCTACGCACCAGAATTACCACCGGTTCTACGGGGGTTGAGCTTCCTAATAAAATCTAACGAGCACGTCGGCATCGTCGGACGTACTGGTTCTGGCAAATCGTCATTGACACTCGCGCTTCTGCGCTTCCTCGAGGCACGGTCCGGATCTTTACACATTGATGGAATGGATATCTCTAGACTGAGACTCAGCGCCCTCCGCTCGAAGATAGCAATTATCCCACAGGACCCGGTGATCTTCTCGGGGACCCTCCGATCGGTCCTCGATCCGTTTGATCAGTACACAGACTCTGAGCTCCTTGCCGCTTTAGCGAAAGTCCATCTCAGACCCTCTATGGACGATGAAGAGAACTCAGAGCTTGAAGGAACAGATGAAGATTGTAACAATGCCGCCTTATCTCTTTCCTCGCCAATCTCCGAGCGAGGCAAGAACTTGTCCCAGGGCCAACGTCAATTAGTGTGTCTAGCTCAGGCCTTGCTATCCCGCCCGAAGATCCTCATAATGGACGAAGCGACCTCTTCCATTGATATGAGCACGGATGCGCTGATCCAGCAGACTATTCGTCAAGAATTCCGTGACTCTACTCTCATGGTCATTGCCCACCGACTGTCCACTGTCGTGGACTTTGATCGGATCATGGTCTTGGGAGAGGGGAGGATAGCCGAGTTTGATACACCGGCTGCTTTACTGAGAAATGAAGGGGGCCCGTTCTGGACCTTGGTCGACAAGAGCGGGGAGAGGGATTCTTTGCGTCGCAGCATTCTACAAGGTGAGAGGCAAGCATAG